The following are encoded together in the Humulus lupulus chromosome 5, drHumLupu1.1, whole genome shotgun sequence genome:
- the LOC133777426 gene encoding tyrosine--tRNA ligase, chloroplastic/mitochondrial, which produces MAAAVSRAFTHSHRSLLHFTFRNPLPNTLNSSKTTPSLLFSNTLKYRRLLSSFSSTRNDVVQSGHRPNVVDILDERGLLESLTSDKLRVACSDPNLPALKVYCGFDPTAQSLHLGNLLGIIVLSWFQRCGHQAVALIGGATARVGDPSGKSLERPELDSETLLNNTNGITEIISRILGQNSGSVSSVLILNNYEWWKEFRLLDFLKEVGRFARVGTMMAKESVKKRLESEQGMSYTEFTYQLLQGYDFLHLFDKMRVNVQIGGSDQWGNITAGTELIRKILQVDGAYGLTFPLLLKSDGTKFGKSEDGAVWLSPSMLSPYKFFQYFFSVPDTDVVRFLKILTFLDMEEIMELERDMKSPGYVPNTNQRRLAEEVTRFVHGEEGLIEALKATEALRPGAETKLDWKTIEGIAEDVPSCSLAYDQVLNLSLVDLSVSSGLFESKSAARRLLKQGGLYLNNSRVDSEAKRVEAEDIVDGKVLLLSAGRKNKVIVRIA; this is translated from the coding sequence ATGGCTGCTGCAGTATCAAGGGCTTTCACCCATTCCCATCGGAGCCTTTTACACTTCACCTTCCGAAATCCACTTCCCAACACCCTAAACTCCTCCAAAACGACGCCGTCCCTCCTCTTCTCCAACACCCTTAAGTACCGTCGACTCCTCTCTTCCTTCAGCTCAACACGAAATGACGTCGTCCAATCTGGTCACCGCCCCAACGTCGTCGACATTCTCGACGAACGGGGCTTGCTTGAGTCCCTCACCAGCGACAAGCTTCGGGTCGCTTGCTCCGACCCGAATCTTCCTGCCCTCAAGGTCTACTGCGGATTCGACCCAACTGCCCAGTCCCTCCATCTGGGCAACCTTCTCGGGATTATCGTACTCTCTTGGTTCCAGAGATGTGGCCACCAAGCTGTCGCGTTGATCGGAGGTGCCACCGCCCGGGTTGGTGACCCCTCCGGTAAGAGCCTCGAGCGACCTGAACTGGACTCGGAAACGCTGCTCAATAACACAAACGGGATAACCGAAATCATCTCAAGAATTCTGGGTCAGAATTCGGGTTCGGTTTCTTCGGTATTGATTTTGAATAATTACGAATGGTGGAAGGAGTTTCGGTTGCTGGATTTCCTCAAGGAAGTGGGTCGATTCGCGAGAGTTGGGACAATGATGGCTAAGGAGAGCGTAAAGAAACGTTTGGAATCGGAGCAGGGAATGAGTTACACCGAGTTCACGTACCAGTTGCTCCAGGGGTATGACTTCCTCCACCTGTTCGACAAAATGCGCGTGAATGTACAAATAGGGGGGAGTGATCAATGGGGGAATATCACCGCAGGAACGGAGCTCATTAGGAAGATTCTACAAGTGGACGGAGCTTACGGTTTGACATTTCCGCTTCTCTTGAAGAGTGATGGCACCAAGTTCGGAAAGTCAGAGGACGGTGCCGTTTGGCTCTCGCCTTCAATGTTGTCTCCGTACAAGTTCTTTCAGTACTTCTTCTCTGTCCCGGACACAGATGTGGTGAGGTTCCTCAAGATTCTTACTTTTTTGGATATGGAGGAGATAATGGAGTTGGAGAGGGACATGAAGAGTCCTGGCTATGTCCCCAACACGAATCAGCGAAGGCTTGCAGAAGAGGTTACTAGGTTCGTTCATGGCGAAGAGGGCCTAATTGAGGCTCTTAAGGCAACGGAAGCTTTGAGGCCTGGAGCTGAGACCAAGTTGGATTGGAAGACTATTGAGGGAATTGCTGAGGAtgttccttcttgttctttggctTATGATCAAGTCCTCAACTTGTCTCTGGTTGATCTCTCTGTTTCGTCTGGTTTGTTTGAGAGTAAATCTGCGGCCCGCCGGCTGCTAAAACAAGGGGGACTTTACTTAAACAACTCCAGAGTTGACAGTGAGGCTAAGAGAGTTGAGGCCGAAGACATTGTGGACGGTAAAGTTCTCCTTTTATCCGCTGGCAGGAAGAATAAGGTTATTGTACGAATTGCTTAA